Sequence from the Ectothiorhodospira sp. BSL-9 genome:
CCGGCACGGAGCAAAGCTGATCCAGCCGGGCGCTGAACCGTGCCCGGGAGATGGATTCCGCGCCCATGCGTGTCATGTGCTCGGACGGGGTCTGGCAGTCCAGTAGCGGATAGCCCCAGTGCTGCAGGTGCCGGCACAGGACCACCAGGGCCACCTTGGAGGCGTCGGTGGCATGGCTGAACATGGACTCCCCGAAGAACACCCGGCCCACGGTCACCCCGTACAGGCCGCCTACCAGTTCTCCCTGCCGCCATACTTCCACCGAGTGGGCATAGCCGGTGCGGTGCATCTGGGTGAACGCCTGCTGCATCCCGTAGGTGATCCAGGTGCCGTCCACGCCACGTCTTGGGCCGGCGCAGCCCTTGATCACTTCGTTGAATGCCTGGTCGAAGGTGACGGTGAACTCGCCACGACGCAGGGTCTTCTTGAGGCTGCGGCTGACGCGCACGTTTTCGGGGTAGATCACGGTGCGCGGGTCCGGCGACCACCAGAGGATGGGCTGTCCGGCCTCGTACCAGGGGAAGATGCCGTGTCGGTAGGCGTTCAGCAGCCTCGGCAGGCTCAGGTCCCCGCCTGCGGCCAGCAGCCCGTTGGGTTCACGCAGGGCCCGTTCCACCGGCGGAAAGGGTTCGTCTGTCTGGCCAGGGCGCAGCCAGGTGAGGGATTGCACTTGGTTGTTGCCAGACATGGCGTCTCCATTCTCTTGAGTCTGCAACGTCGTTTCCCCAGTATCGCCGCAGTGGTGCCTATAGGGAAGGGTTCCTTTCCTCGCCCCTCACCCCAACCCCTCTCCCCGCAGGGGAGAGGGGCATCAGATCTGTCGGAAAGGGGACAGACTCATCAGCTTCTCGCACTGCTCCCGCATGGCCTCCTCTTCGCGACGACAGAAATCCGCCACAGGGCCGCGCAGTCCGGCATTGTCCACCCAGTGGGCGGACCAGGTGCGGGTGGGCAGAAAGCCCCGGCTGATCTTGTGTTCCCCCTGGGCGCCTGGCTCGAACCGGTCCAGACCGTGGCGGATGCAGTAGTCGATGCCCTGGTAATAACAGGCCTCGAAATGCAGGCCGTCATAGTCCCGTTCGCATCCCCAGTAACGGCCATATAGGGTGTCGCGGCTTCGGTAGCACAGGGCTGCCGCCACCGGCTGGTCATCTTCCTCGGCCAGTACCATGATCACCTGGCGACCCAGTGTGCGGGCGGTTTCCCGGAAGAACTCCAGGGTGAGGGTGGGGATGCCGAACTTGCGCTCGAAGGTGGCCAGGTAAAAGCGGTGGAACACCGCCCAAAGCGCGTCATCCACCTCATCCCCATGCAGGATGCGCACGTCCAGCCCCTGCTCCTGCACCCGGCGCCGTTCCCGTTTCACGTTCTTGCGTTTCTTGGAGCTGAAGCAGTCCAGGAAATCATCGAAATCCCGGTAACCATCGTTGCGCCAGTGATACTGACAGCCCATGCGCAGGGCCAGTCCCATCTCCCTGAGGGCCTGGGTGTCCTCGGTGTCCGTGAACAAAAAGTGCGTGGTGGACAACCCCTGGCTGCCGGTGAACTCGATGGCCTGCTGGATCAGGGTCTGACGCAGTGCCCGTGTATCGCGCTGGGGGTGGACCAGCAGGCGCGGGCCGGTGGCCGGGGTGTAAGGGATGGAGGACACCAGTTTGGGGTAGTAACGCAGCCCCGAGCGCTGCCAGGCCTGCTCCCAGGCCCAGTCGAACACGAACTCGCCGTAGTTGTTGGTCTTGGCATAGAGGGGCAGGGCGGCCACCAGGGTGCCATCCGGCTCCCGCAGGATCATGTGGCGGGGATACCAGCCAAACTTCGAGCCCAGGCAGTCGTGCCTCTCCAGGGCGGAGAGGAAGGCATGGCTGAGGAAAGGGTGGTCATGGCCACCCAAAAGATCCCATTCCTGCGGCTGGATAGGGTCCAGGGCATCGATGATGCGAAGTTCCAGCGCGGCGTGGGAGGCATCAGCCATGGTGGAGCCTTGATGTGGGCACCCTGATTAGGACCGGGTGGGGCGGCCGGTGTTCCATGGTGCAACCTGTCATGGTCGCCCTCATCCCCGGCCCTTGCTACACCTCGTCCAGAAACCGCTCTGCATCCAGCGCCGCCATGCAGCCGGCGCCGGCCGAAGTGACCGCCTGCCGGTAGACATGGTCCATCACATCCCCCGCCGCGAACACCCCAGGAATACTGGTGGCCGTGGCGTTGCCGTCCAGGCCGCTCTTCACGCGGATGTAGCCATTGTTCATCTCCAGCTGACCCTCGAACAGATCCGTGTTCGGCTTGTGGCCGATGGCGATGAACACCCCCTGCAGATCCACATCCTGGGTCTGGCCGGAATTCACATGACGGATGCGCATCCCGGTGACGCCGGTCTGATCCCCCAGCACCTCGTCCAGCACATGGTCCCAGGTGATGGTGACCTTGCCCTCACGCTCCTTCTCGAAGAGCTTGTCCTGCAGGATCTTCTCGGCCCGCAGCTTGTCGCGTCGGTGCACCAGGGTGACATGATCGGCGATGTTGGCCAGGTACAGGGCCTCTTCCACGGCGGTGTTGCCGCCGCCGATCACCGATACCTTCTGGCCGCGATAGAAAAACCCATCGCAGGTGGCGCAGGCGGACACCCCGCGGCCCTTGAAGATCTCCTCGGAGGGCAGGCCCAGATACATGGCCGAGGCCCCGGTGGCGATGATCAGGGCATCGCAGGTGTAGCTGCCGGCATCGCCCGTGAGTCGAAAGGGCCGCTGGCTCAGTTCCGCCGTATGGATGTGATCAAAGATCACCTCCGTCTCGAAGCGCTCGGCATGACGCTTCATGCGGGCCATGAGCTCGGGCCCCTGCACCCCGTCCGCCTCGCCGGGCCAGTTGTCCACGTCGGTGGTGGTGGTCAACTGCCCCCCTTGTTCCAGGCCGGTGACCAGCACCGGATTCAGGTTGGCGCGGGCCGCGTAAACTGCGGCGGTGTAGCCGGCCGGACCGGAGCCCAGAATCAGCAGGCGGCAGTGTTTGGTGTCACTCATCGTAAACTGTCTCCCTCAAAGTACGGCCAATCTACTCAAAGCGGCCACAAGCGTAAAGGCGTCGGCGGTGATGGTTGGTGTGCGCCCGCTGGCGCTCCTACGGTACACTAGGCGGCTAGCCTTCAACCCAGACTCCAAATTGGCTCAGGCACGGCAAAAGAAAAAGGCGGAGAAGACCGTACGCGGCAAGCAACCGACGCCCCGACGCCCCATGAGCGCTCATCTGCGCCGGGGTTTGCGCGAGGGTGCGCTGCTGGTGCTCACGGCGGCGGCCGCCTATCTGTTCATCGCCCTGGCAAGCTACAACCCCGCCGACCCCGGCTGGTCTCAGACCGGCACCGGCATGCAGGTGAACAACCTGGGTGGGCGCGTGGGCGCCTGGTTTGCAGACATGTTCTTCTACCTGTTTGGCTATCTGGCCTATCTGGCGCCGGTGATGGTGGGCTACAGCGGCTGGCTGGTGTTCCGCGGGCGCAAGGATACCGGTGAGCTGGACCTGCACACCCTGGGGGTACGCTGGTTCGGTTTCATGATCACCCTGGCCGCCGGCTGTGGTCTGGCCACCCTGCATTTCCTGCCGGGCATGCTGCCGCTCAATGCTGGCGGCATCCTGGGCGAGGTGATTGGGGAGGGGCTGGTGCCCATGCTGGACCTGGTGGGGGTGACCCTGTTCCTGCTGGCCCTGTTCCTCACCGGCGTGACCCTGTTCACCGGGCTGTCCTGGCTGGCCCTGATGGATGCCGTGGGCAGGGGCGTGCTGTGGCTCGTGGCCCGTGGCCGGGAGAAGCTGGCGGTCATCATGGAACGCCGCGCCCTGAGGCGTGCCGAGAAGGCCCGCGAGGCCGAGGTGAAAAAGGAGGAAAAACGCCAGCAGGCCGAGGCCCGCAAGGAGGAAAAGCGCCAGCAGGCAGAGAAGCAGGCCGCCGAGAAGGCGACCCGCAAGGCCCGCAAGAACGACAAGCCCCGGATCGAGCCGGTGCTGGAACCGATGGTGCCCGAACCCGAGCCTGCCCTTCCCAAGGCCAAAAAACCCAAGATGCAGTTGTCGCTGTTCGGCGATGACACCATCGACCCCAACGCCGCGCCGCCGCTCAAACTGCTGGACGAGCCCAAGCCCCAGGAGGGCGGCTTTACCGAGGAATACCTGGAAAAGCTCTCCCGCCTGGTGGAGGAAAAGCTCCAGGACTTCGGTGTGCAGGTGGAGGTGGTCGAGGTTCATCCTGGCCCTGTGATCACCCGCTTCGAGCTTCAGCCCGCCGCCGGTGTGAAGGTCAGCCGCATCTCCGGCCTGTCCAAGGACCTGGCCCGGGCCCTGTCGGTGATCAGTGTGCGCATCGTCGAGGTGATCCCCGGCAAGTCCACCGTGGGCCTGGAGATCCCCAACCAGAAGCGGGAACTGGTCAGCCTCTCGGAGATCATCCGCGCGCCGGTCTTCGATGGTGCGGGGTCGGCGCTGACCCTGGCGCTGGGCAAGGATATCGGTGGCTCCCCTGTGGTGGCCGACCTGGCCAAGATGCCGCACCTGCTGGTGGCGGGTACCACCGGCTCGGGTAAGTCCGTGGCCATCAATGCCATGCTGCTCTCCTTGCTGTTCAAGGCGCGGCCTGCGGATGTGCGCCTGATCCTCATCGACCCGAAGATGCTGGAGCTGTCCATCTACGAGGGCATCCCGCACCTGCTGGCCCCCGTGGTCACGGACATGAAGGAGGCCTCCAACGCCCTGCGCTGGGGGGTGGCGGAGATGGAGCGCCGCTACAAGCTCATGTCCCACATGGGGGTGCGCAACATCGCCGGCTACAACCGCAAGCTCAAGGAAGCAGCAGCCAAGGGCGAACCCATCCGCGACCCCTTCTACAACCCCCAGGCGGCCCTGGACCCGGATGAGCCGGCCCCCGAGCTGCAGCCGCTGCCATTCATCGTCATCGTGGTGGACGAATTCGCCGACATGATGATGGTGGTGGGCAAGAAGGTGGAGGAGCTGATCGCCCGTTTGGCCCAGAAGGCCCGGGCCGCCGGCATCCATCTGATCCTGGCCACCCAGCGCCCTTCGGTGGACGTGATCACCGGCCTGATCAAGGCCAACATCCCCACGCGGGTCGCCTTCCAGGTCTCCTCCCGGGTGGACTCGCGCACCATCCTGGACCAGATGGGGGCGGAACAGCTCCTGGGGCACGGGGACATGCTCTACCTGCCGCCGGGCAGCGGCCATCCGGTGCGACTGCACGGGGCCTTCGTGGCAGACCACGAGGTGCACGAGGTGGTCAACTTCCTCAAGGCCCAGGGCGAGCCCGAGTATGTGGATGCGGTGCTTGAGGAACCCGAATCGGGATCGGCGGTCGTACCAGGACTGGAGCCGGTGGACAGTGGCGAGGAGTCCGACCCCTTGTACGATCAGGCCGTGGCCATCGTCCTGGAGTCGCGCAAGGCGTCCATTTCCTATGTGCAGCGGCGCCTGAAGATCGGCTACAACCGCGCCGCCCGGATGATCGAGGACATGGAGAACGCCGGCGTGGTCAGCCCCCTGCAATCCAACGGTAATCGGGAAGTACTGGCGCCCGCGCCACAGGAGTAGTGCATCATGCGCAGATTATTGATCCTCTTGGTTCTGCTGGGGCTCGTGATCGCCCCTGCCCAGGCCGACAATGCTCGGGAGCGGCTCAACCACTTCTTTCAGGAGATGGAGAGCTTCCAGGCCGATTTCGAGCAGGTGGTGCTCACGGAGCAGGACGAGGTCATGCAGGCCACCGAAGGACGTGTGTATCTCAAGCGCCCCGGTCAGTTCCGCTGGGACTATGAGAAGCCCTACACCCAGCAGATCATCGCCGATGGCCAGTTCCTGTGGACTTACGATGAAGACCTGGCCCAGGCCACCGTTCAGGAGATGGATGAAGTGCTGGGCCGCACCCCGGTGATGCTGCTCTCCCAACCCCGCCCCCTGGAAGAGGATTTCCATGTGGAAGAACAGGGCGAGATCGAGGGCATGAGCTGGCTGGCCCTGACCCCACGGGAAGCAGGCTCGGATTTCGAACAGTTGCTGATCGGCATGGACGGACGTCAGGTGCGCATGATGGTGCTGTATGACCAGTTCGGTCAGCAGACCCGCATCCGCTTTGGTGACATGGACATCAACCCCGATATTCCCGCCTCCCGGTTTCGCTTCGAACCCCCGCCGGGCGTGGACGTGATGCACAACTAAGGGTGCCCAGGTCGCCTGATCCATCCTCCGAGGCCATGGCCGCATCCGATCCCATCAACCCGGCCCGCCCCCTGGCCGACCGGATGCGGCCGACGCATCTGGATGAGTACGCCGGACAGCTGCATCTGCTCGCCCCCGGCAAGCCCCTGCGCCGCTCCATCGAGGAGGATCACCTGCACTCCATGGTCTTCTGGGGGCCACCGGGCACCGGCAAGACCACCCTGGCCCGGCTGATCGCCCATTATTGCGGGGCTCGGTTCATCACCCTCTCTGCCGTCCTCAGCGGCGTCAAGGACATCCGTGCCGCCGTGGAACAGGCCCGGGAGACCCAGCAGCAGGCGCACCGACCCACCCTGCTGTTCGTGGATGAGGTGCACCGCTTCAACAAGTCCCAGCAGGATGCCTTTCTGCCCCATGTGGAAGACGGGACCATCGCCTTCATTGGCGCCACCACGGAAAACCCCTCGTTCGAGTTGAACAACGCACTGCTCTCGCGGGTGCGCACCTATGTGCTCAAGAATCTGGAGCAGGCCGACATCCGTGCCATCATCGACCGGGCCCTGGAAGATGCCCAGCGGGGCCTGGGAGACCGTCACCTGCACATGGCCCCGGAGTTGCGGGACCTGCTGGCCCGGATGGCCGACGGCGATGCCCGTCGGGCCCTCAATCTGCTGGAGATCGCCGCCGATCTGGCCCGGGACGAAGGGCAGGGGCCCGTGATCGATCAGACCATCCTGGAGGAGGTTACCAGCCAGGGCCTGCGTCGTTTCGACAAGGGCGGCGAGTTGTTCTACGACCAGATCTCCGCCCTGCATAAATCCGTGCGGGGCAGTGACCCGGATGCGGCACTGTACTGGTTCTGTCGCATGATCGACGGGGGCTGCGATCCTCGCTACCTGGCCCGGCGCATCGTGCGCATGGCCAGCGAGGACATCGGCAACGCCGACCCCCGGGCACTCACCCTGGCCCTGCAGGCCTGGGACACCTTCGATCGTCTGGGCAGTCCGGAAGGCGAGCTGACCCTGGCCCAGGCGGTGATCTATCTGGCCTGCGCCGCCAAGAGCAACGCCGTGTACGTGGCTTACAACACCGCCCTGGAAGATGCCCGCAAGCGCGGTACCCAGGAGGTACCCCTGCACCTGCGCAATGCCCCCACGCGGCTGATGAAGCAGCTGGATTACGGCAAGGGGTATCGCTATGCCCACGACGAGGTGGATGGCTTTGCGGCGGGGGCCTGTTACTTTCCCGAGGGCATGGGTGAGCCCCGGTATTACGAGCCGGTGGAGCGGGGACTGGAGATCCGCATTCGAGAAAAGCTGCTGGATCTGCGGCGGCGGAATCGGGAAAGCCGGTCGTAGGGGCCCCCCTACCGCGTCAACCCCGCATACAGCGTCGGCAACGTCTCCGGCAACCTGGCCACATGGTCCACCACCATATACCGCTTGGCCCCGAAGATCCGTTCCACATAGTCATCCGCATGGGGATCCAGGCTCATGCAGAAGGCGTCCACGCCGTGCCTGGCCACCTCTTCCACCGCATGCCGCGCATCCTGGCGCAGGTATTGGGGATCGCGCACATCCGTATCCGAAGGCTCCCCATCGGTGATGATCAGCATGAGCTTCTTGCGCGTGGGCTGACGCCGCAGCAATTCACCCGCGTGGCGAATCGCCGTGCCCATGCGCGTGGACAGCTGCCCCTTCATGCCCGCCAGGCGACCCTTCACCTTATCGTCGTAGGCCTCCTCGAAGTCCTTGAATCGGAAATACTCCACGTCGTGCCGCCCATCGGAATCAAAGCCATGGATGGCAAACGGGTCGCCGATGCGATCCATGGCGCCGGCCAGCAGGGCGGTGGCCTCCCGGGCCAGTTCCAGGATGGTGCTGTGGGTGCCGCGCACCTGATCATTGGTGGACTCGGACAGGTCGATGAGCACCAGGACCGATAGATCCCGCACCTTGCGCTCGTGGCGGATATGCACCCGAGGGTCGGGCTGGCGCCCCATGCGCAGGTCCACCATGGACTCCACCAGGGCGTTGAGATCCAGATCATCCCCTTCGGGCTGGCGACGATGGCGCTGCATGCCCTGGGGTTGCAGCGCCTCGATGAGGTACTTCAGACGACTGATCAGCGGCTTGTGCTTGTCGGCCACTGCATCAATCACTGCCGGGTCGCCCATCACCGGGCGGCGCTCCAGGAGCGTGCACCAGTGGGGGCGCTCCAGCTGCATCTGGTAGTCCCATTCCTGGTAGTGATAGGGGAGGGAGACCGGCGGCTTGCCCTCCTGCTCATTGAGGCTCAGATCCTCGGAGTCCCGGAAGAACTCGGAGCTCAGGATCAGGATCTGCTGGGCATCGTCGCCGGCGAAGGGCACATCCAGCTCGTTGATCATCTCCATCAGCGAGACATGGATCCGCTCCTGCTGGGGTTGCCCGAGGCGAACGGTATCGAAGTCCTCCTCGGAGCCCAGGGCCCAGATATAGCGGTTGTCATCCCGATAGAGAACGGGGATGTGGTCGTGCACCGAGTGGAAGTCATCGGCATGGGGGAAGTGGGGCGCCAGTTCGAAGGCCAGTTGCCAGGCCAGGCCATGGCGCTCCAGGTCGTCATGGATGGCGGCAAAGGCCTCACGGGCACGCCCAATGAATGGGTGGTCGTCCTGGTAGTCCGGGTCCAGCAGGGCGCGGGCGGTCCGGCCCAGCATGGGGGTGACCGCGTCGCCGTCCTTGGGGCTGCTTGCATGCAAGGGCGCCCAGATCTGGCGCAGGCCGGGGAAGGCATTCATGGCCAGGGTCTCCACCCGGGCGTCCTCGATCAGGCCCACCAGCATCCCGGTGATACCGCCCGGGTTATCGGCAGGCATGCGGGCGCGGCTGTACACCACATGGGCGGCCGCATGGGCGGCGGTGGCCCGATAGATCTGCAGTCCACTGAGGCCGTGCTCGTCGTCGTAGGCATCGGGGACGTGGACGGTGAAGCCTTCGATATAGGGGCGTACACCCTCCTTGGACTCAAAATCGCCACTGGTGGGTCGCAGGAAGAAATCCCGTGCCCACAGGGCCCGCAGGTACATGTTGATGCGTCGGTGTACGTCCACGAACAGGGTGCCGCGGCGCTCCTTCTGGAACACGGACTGGGATTCGGGGGTCTCCAGAGCGAAGTAGGCCACCTGGGCCTTGTAATCGCGCCCATGGACCTTGGCCCCCCACAGGGCCCAGCGGCGCAGGCCGCCCAGGGTGAGATGGGTCAGGAGCACGTCCAGGTGTTCCAGCATGGGGCGGATGCCCCGGGGCGCCTGGGCCACCAGGTTTTCCAGCAGGCCCAGGTAGCGCAGGAACAGATCGGGATCACCCAGGCGCCGCGCCGCAATGGGGCTGGTGGAGATCACCAGGCCCACCACGGCGCCGCTGGTTTTGGAGGAGAGCCTGGCCGAGGCTTCCAGCAGATAGCGCACCGCGTCCTCGCCCAGTTCCCGGGCGACGCTGGGGGCCTCCTGGATGAAGTCGATCACCGGTTCGCTGCCACGACCCAGGCTTTTGAGGGCCACGGCGCCTTCCAGGTAAAAGTTTTTCAGGCCCGAGGGGCTGAAGGTGCGCACCGCCTCCTGCCACGCTGAACCCATCACCTCCTCGGCATGACCTCCCAGGTCATCCAGCAGATCCCGATAATCTTCCAGATCGATGCTCATGGCACTCCACTCCGAGTGGCTCAGAAAAAGGTGGTCACCGCCGCATCCAGCGCGTCGCGCATGTCCGGGTCGTCCGTCAGGGGGCGCACCAGGGCCATGCGGCAGGCGGCTAGGGGGTCTACATCCCGGGCGATCAGGGAGCCGGCGTGGACCAGCATGCGGGTGGAGATGCCTTCGTCCAGACCGTGACCCTTCAGGTTGCGGGCGCGCTCGGCCACGCCCACCAGTTTGCCGGCCACGTCATGGGAGACACCCGTCTCGTGGGAGACGATCTCCTTCTCCACATCGGCCTCCGGATAACCAAAATCCAGAGCGCCGAAACGTTGTTTGGTGGATTGCTTCAAATCCTTCATCAGACTCTGGTAACCCGGGTTGTACGAGATCACCAGCTGAAAATCCTCATGGGCCTCGACCAGTTCCCCTTTCTTCTCCAGGGGCAGAACGCGGCGATTGTCGGTCAGGGGGTGGATCACCACCACGGTGTCCTGCCGGGCCTCCACGACTTCGTCCAGGTAGCAGATGGCACCATGACGTGCAGCCAGGGTGAGGGGGCCGTCCTGCCAGCGGGTGCCGTTGGCATCCAGCAGGTAGCGTCCCACCAGGTCGGAGGCGGTCATGTCCTCGTTACAGGCCACGGTGATCAGGGGCTTGCCCAGCTTCCAGGCCATGTACTCCACAAAACGGGTCTTGCCGCAACCGGTGGGGCCCTTGAGCATCATGGGCATGCGCACGGCATAGGCGGCCTCGTAGAGATCCACCTCGTCGCCCACGGCGCGGTAATAGGGTTCTTGGGTGACCTGATAATCGCGAACGTCTTCGTGCATGGGTGTCTCCTGCTAAGCCCCTCTCCCGCGGGCGGGAGAGGGGGTGGGGTGAGGGCAGGGCGGATGCCCCCGGGCTCAGCCCTTGTGCACCAGCATGGAGGTGCCCTGGCACTGGGCGTAGTTGTCGTAACCGATCAACCGCACCAGGTGACCCGGGTTCTCCTGCTTGCAGGCCTCCACTTCGGCCAGGACGGTGTCCACCGACTGCTCACCGAACATGGGCAGCTTCCACATGTACCAGTAGGAACCGAAGGCGTTCTCGGGCTCGCTGTGCTCGATGGCCGGGTTCCAGCCCTGGTCCACCAGATACTGGATCTGCTGGCGGATCTGCTCGGCGTTCATCTGCGGCAGGTAGGAGAAGGTCTCGTATTTCTGCGACGACTTGAAGCTCTGGATATCAGACATGGTGTCATCCTCTTTCGATCAGGTGGCGGGGCGGCGCTGCGCCGCCCTCGCAAGGGTCAATGAGCGGGTTCGATCAGCGGTGCTGCACGTCCAGCTTGTCCACGGTGTCGAACTCGAACTTGATCTCCTTCCAGGTTTCCATGGCGATCTTGAGTTCGGGGCTGTGGCTGGCGGCGGCAGTGAGGATGTCCTTGCCTTCCTTCTCCAGCTCGCGGCCTTCGTTGCGGGCCTGCACACAGGCTTCCAGAGCCACGCGGTTGGCGGTGGCGCCGGCCGCGTTGCCCCAGGGATGACCCAGGGTGCCGCCGCCGAACTGGAACACGGCGTCGTCACCGAAGATGGCGACCAGTGCCGGCATGTGCCACACGTGGATGCCGCCAGAGGCCACGGCGAAGACGCCAGGCATGGAGCCCCAGTCCTGATCGAAGAAGATGCCGCGGGAGCGGTCTTCCTTGATGTAATCCTCGCGCAGCAGGTCGATCCAGCCCAGGGTGGCATCACGGTCGCCTTCCAGCTTGCCCACCACGGTGCCGGTGTGCAGGTGGTCGCCGCCGGACAGACGCAGGATCTTGGCCAGCACCCGGAAGTGGATACCGTGGCGCGGATGACGGTCCATGACCGCGTGCATGGCGCGGTGGATGTGCAGCAGCATGCCGTTTTCGCGGCACCAGTTGGCCAGGCCGGTGTTGGCGCAGAAACCGCCGGTGATGTAGTCGTGCATGATGATGGGGGCACCGATTTCCTTGGCGTACTCGGCGCGCTTGTACATCTCTTCCGGCGTGGGGGCGGTCACGTTCAGGTAGTGGCCCTTGCGCTCGCCGGTTTCCTGCTCCGCCTTGTCGATGGCTTCCATGACGAAGTCGAAACGCTGGCGCCAGCGCATGAACGGCTGGGAGTTCACGTTCTCGTCGTCCTTGGTGAAGTCCAGACCACCGCGCAGGCACTCATACACGGCCCGGCCATAGTTCTTGGCAGACAGGCCCAGCTTGGGCTTGATGGTGCAGCCCAGCAGGCCGCGGCCATACTTGTTCATGATGTCGCGTTCCACCTGGATGCCGTGCGGAGGACCACCGCAGGTCTTCACATAGGCAATGGGGAAGCGCACGTCTTCCAGACGCAGGGTGCGCACGGCCTTGAAGCCGAACACGTTGCCCACCAGGGAGGTGAACACGTTGACCACCGAGCCTTCCTCAAACAGGTCGATGGGGTAGGCGATGAAGGCATAGAAGCACTCATCGTCACCGGGCACATCCTCGATCTTGTAGGCGCGGCCCTTGTAGTAGTCCATGTCGGTGAGCAGGTCGGTCCACACCGTGGTCCAGGTGCCGGTGGAGGACTCGGCGGCCACGGCGGCGGCAGCCTCTTCGCGATCCACACCCGGCTGCGGGGTGATCTTGAACACCGCCAGGATGTCGGTATCGCGGGGGGTATACTCCGGGGTCCAGTACGTCTGGCGGTAGTCTTTTACACCAGCACTGTAGGTCTTAACGGCCATCGTCGACTCCTTTGATTTTTTAGGTTCTGTCGCCCCCCTGCCGGCGGCGCCGGTGTAGGGTGCGTAACAAGTCTGCTTCGACGTGAGAAAGACTACAATAAGTGCGGGTATAATTAATAATCAATTGTTGTGATTGTTTGGATAACCTATAGGTTATGCAGGAGGGCGCAACAACCCGCCAGCCCGACCGACAGGTATCGGGCGCGGGGAGCAAGGCGGGATCCGGCAGGGTGTGAGCGGTTACAGCGAGCGATTGGATGCCGACTGGGCCACTTTCCCCAGTACCACCGAGCCGGCGGCTGGCCGGCGCTGCACGCTGGGGTCCACCTGGGTGGTGGTTTTTTGGGGGGTGACGGGCACCGTATCCACTCCCAGCAGGGGGGCCAGATCACCCCCGTGTGGCCGGGCAGGTTGTCCAGGCGCTCATAAAAGTTGCCATTGGCCTGGTTATGGGCCAGCAGCCAGGCTCGAAAACGCTGGAAAAGCTTTTTGTCCACCTGGCCCGGCTCCTTCCAGAAACCATTCAGGGCGCCTTGATGGGTGAGCCCGGGCATGTGATAGACGGGGTCCCCCAGCACACACACGGGGGTGCCATGCAGGATCGATGACAGGCCCACGGTGCTATTGATCACCACGGTGCCCCGGGCATGGTCCAGCAGTTTGGGCAGATGCAGGTCGTGTACGTAGAACACCCGGTCGGCCACGCCCTGGTCCTGTGCCAGTCGCTTGATCAGGCGGGT
This genomic interval carries:
- a CDS encoding form I ribulose bisphosphate carboxylase large subunit, which translates into the protein MAVKTYSAGVKDYRQTYWTPEYTPRDTDILAVFKITPQPGVDREEAAAAVAAESSTGTWTTVWTDLLTDMDYYKGRAYKIEDVPGDDECFYAFIAYPIDLFEEGSVVNVFTSLVGNVFGFKAVRTLRLEDVRFPIAYVKTCGGPPHGIQVERDIMNKYGRGLLGCTIKPKLGLSAKNYGRAVYECLRGGLDFTKDDENVNSQPFMRWRQRFDFVMEAIDKAEQETGERKGHYLNVTAPTPEEMYKRAEYAKEIGAPIIMHDYITGGFCANTGLANWCRENGMLLHIHRAMHAVMDRHPRHGIHFRVLAKILRLSGGDHLHTGTVVGKLEGDRDATLGWIDLLREDYIKEDRSRGIFFDQDWGSMPGVFAVASGGIHVWHMPALVAIFGDDAVFQFGGGTLGHPWGNAAGATANRVALEACVQARNEGRELEKEGKDILTAAASHSPELKIAMETWKEIKFEFDTVDKLDVQHR
- a CDS encoding nitric oxide reductase activation protein NorD; its protein translation is MSIDLEDYRDLLDDLGGHAEEVMGSAWQEAVRTFSPSGLKNFYLEGAVALKSLGRGSEPVIDFIQEAPSVARELGEDAVRYLLEASARLSSKTSGAVVGLVISTSPIAARRLGDPDLFLRYLGLLENLVAQAPRGIRPMLEHLDVLLTHLTLGGLRRWALWGAKVHGRDYKAQVAYFALETPESQSVFQKERRGTLFVDVHRRINMYLRALWARDFFLRPTSGDFESKEGVRPYIEGFTVHVPDAYDDEHGLSGLQIYRATAAHAAAHVVYSRARMPADNPGGITGMLVGLIEDARVETLAMNAFPGLRQIWAPLHASSPKDGDAVTPMLGRTARALLDPDYQDDHPFIGRAREAFAAIHDDLERHGLAWQLAFELAPHFPHADDFHSVHDHIPVLYRDDNRYIWALGSEEDFDTVRLGQPQQERIHVSLMEMINELDVPFAGDDAQQILILSSEFFRDSEDLSLNEQEGKPPVSLPYHYQEWDYQMQLERPHWCTLLERRPVMGDPAVIDAVADKHKPLISRLKYLIEALQPQGMQRHRRQPEGDDLDLNALVESMVDLRMGRQPDPRVHIRHERKVRDLSVLVLIDLSESTNDQVRGTHSTILELAREATALLAGAMDRIGDPFAIHGFDSDGRHDVEYFRFKDFEEAYDDKVKGRLAGMKGQLSTRMGTAIRHAGELLRRQPTRKKLMLIITDGEPSDTDVRDPQYLRQDARHAVEEVARHGVDAFCMSLDPHADDYVERIFGAKRYMVVDHVARLPETLPTLYAGLTR
- a CDS encoding ribulose bisphosphate carboxylase small subunit, with amino-acid sequence MSDIQSFKSSQKYETFSYLPQMNAEQIRQQIQYLVDQGWNPAIEHSEPENAFGSYWYMWKLPMFGEQSVDTVLAEVEACKQENPGHLVRLIGYDNYAQCQGTSMLVHKG
- a CDS encoding replication-associated recombination protein A, whose translation is MAASDPINPARPLADRMRPTHLDEYAGQLHLLAPGKPLRRSIEEDHLHSMVFWGPPGTGKTTLARLIAHYCGARFITLSAVLSGVKDIRAAVEQARETQQQAHRPTLLFVDEVHRFNKSQQDAFLPHVEDGTIAFIGATTENPSFELNNALLSRVRTYVLKNLEQADIRAIIDRALEDAQRGLGDRHLHMAPELRDLLARMADGDARRALNLLEIAADLARDEGQGPVIDQTILEEVTSQGLRRFDKGGELFYDQISALHKSVRGSDPDAALYWFCRMIDGGCDPRYLARRIVRMASEDIGNADPRALTLALQAWDTFDRLGSPEGELTLAQAVIYLACAAKSNAVYVAYNTALEDARKRGTQEVPLHLRNAPTRLMKQLDYGKGYRYAHDEVDGFAAGACYFPEGMGEPRYYEPVERGLEIRIREKLLDLRRRNRESRS
- a CDS encoding CbbQ/NirQ/NorQ/GpvN family protein, producing MHEDVRDYQVTQEPYYRAVGDEVDLYEAAYAVRMPMMLKGPTGCGKTRFVEYMAWKLGKPLITVACNEDMTASDLVGRYLLDANGTRWQDGPLTLAARHGAICYLDEVVEARQDTVVVIHPLTDNRRVLPLEKKGELVEAHEDFQLVISYNPGYQSLMKDLKQSTKQRFGALDFGYPEADVEKEIVSHETGVSHDVAGKLVGVAERARNLKGHGLDEGISTRMLVHAGSLIARDVDPLAACRMALVRPLTDDPDMRDALDAAVTTFF